The window CCCACATGCAGGGTGAGGGACGCCCACCTTATCCCGGCCGCCTCCAGCTTCTTCAAGAGATCGTGCGTGAGGTGGAGCCCCGCCGTCGGGGCGGCGATGGCGCCCGGGGATCTGGCGTAGACGGTCTGATAGCGCTTCGCGTCCAGCGGCTCGGGCCTGCGCTCGAGATAGGGCGGCAGGGGCACCTCTCCCGATGCGTCGAGCCACTCGAAAAGCGCCGCGTGCGATTGTCCCGGGAAGGAGATGGCGCGCTCCTCGCCCGGCGGCCCGAGAGTGCCTTCCATCCCGCCGGGGAAGAGAATGCGCTCGCCCGCCTTCAGGGGGCGGTTGGCCGATACCATGGCGATGAGGGTGCCGGACACATCCCCGGGCCGGAGAAACAGCGCCTCCACCTTTCCGCCGGTCGGCCTCTTCCCGAACATCCGCCAGGGTCTGACTTTCGTGTCGTTGACCACCAGGAGATCGCCCGCGCGGAGGTAGGCGCCCAGATCGCGGATGCGGGCGTGCGCCATTTCGCCGCCGCCGCGGGGGAGGACGAGCAGCCGGGCGTCCTCGCGGCGCGCGGCGGGGTAGCGGGCGATGGCCGATTTGGGAAGTTCGTAGTCGAATTCGCTCAGCTTCATGGGCGGAATCGCATCGCTCGGGGAGAGGGGGCTCAGGCGTCTGATTCGCGGCGCGGAGCGGATGAGACTTCCTCCTCGGCGGCCCCGGGAAGCGGCTGAAAGTCGCCCGAGGGCCGCGAGAGAATGTGGTTGATTTTCCACTGCATCTGCCGCAGCACCCCCCGCATCATCCGCACCTCCCGGCTGTCGGGTTCGCCGCGGTCCAGCAGCCGGCGGAAAGAGCGCACCACCCGGTGGGGGTCGTGGTGCGGTACGAAGCCGATCCACTCCATCGCCGCCCGGAAGTGCGCGAGGAGACCCTCGACCTCATCGCGCGGGGCGAGTTCCCGCTGGGTGGACTCCGCC of the bacterium genome contains:
- the queA gene encoding tRNA preQ1(34) S-adenosylmethionine ribosyltransferase-isomerase QueA — encoded protein: MKLSEFDYELPKSAIARYPAARREDARLLVLPRGGGEMAHARIRDLGAYLRAGDLLVVNDTKVRPWRMFGKRPTGGKVEALFLRPGDVSGTLIAMVSANRPLKAGERILFPGGMEGTLGPPGEERAISFPGQSHAALFEWLDASGEVPLPPYLERRPEPLDAKRYQTVYARSPGAIAAPTAGLHLTHDLLKKLEAAGIRWASLTLHVGPGTFRPVKSEQIEDHKMDAECYEIPPETAEVIEGARRSGGRIIAVGTTVVRALESAAMAAEGGENLLSAGPAESRLFIRPGHDFRVIDGLLTNFHLPRSTLLMLVAAFAGKERILGAYGLAREKGYRFYSYGDAMLLV